The following are encoded together in the Vigna angularis cultivar LongXiaoDou No.4 chromosome 9, ASM1680809v1, whole genome shotgun sequence genome:
- the LOC108320148 gene encoding protein trichome birefringence-like 34: MAKAHQITVGSTWGIRNIFQSLVAILVTTLVVTAIYLTQEGDQWSDERTKLHSLSKCDLFSGKWVFDNESYPLYKEQQCTFMSDQLACEKFGRKDLGYQNWRWKPHQCDLPRFNATALLERLRNKRMVFVGDSLNRGQWVSMVCLVESSVPPTLKSMRTIANGSLNIFKAEEYNATIEFYWAPLLVESNSDDPVNHRVAERTVRVHAIEKHAKYWTDADILVFNTFLWWRRKAMNVLWGSFGDPNGVMKRVGMVRVYEMALRTWSDWLEVHVNRNKTNLFFVSMSPTHQKAHEWGGAKGENCYEERDKIREEGYWGNASYPSMMRVVEDVIEDLNGRGLKVELLNITQLSEYRKEGHPSIYRKQWDPLTEEQLSNPKTYADCIHWCLPGVPDVWNELLYAYILHP, translated from the exons ATGGCAAAGGCACATCAGATAACAGTAGGAAGCACTTGGGGAATCAGAAACATTTTTCAATCCCTTGTAGCCATCTTAGTCACTACTCTTGTTGTCACTGCCATTTATCTAACACAAGAAGGAGATCAATGGTCTGATGAAAGAACCAAGTTACATTCATTATCAAAATGTGACTTGTTTTCTGGGAAGTGGGTTTTTGATAATGAATCATATCCACTCTACAAGGAGCAACAGTGCACGTTCATGTCTGATCAATTGGCTTGTGAGAAGTTTGGAAGGAAGGACCTTGGCTACCAGAATTggaggtggaaaccacaccaaTGTGACTTACCCAG GTTCAATGCTACAGCATTGCTTGAAAGGCTAAGGAACAAGAGGATGGTGTTTGTGGGGGATTCACTAAACAGAGGGCAATGGGTTTCAATGGTTTGCCTTGTGGAATCTTCTGTTCCCCCAACTCTCAAATCCATGCGAACCATTGCAAATGGGTCCCTCAACATCTTCAAGGCAGAA GAGTACAATGCAACGATCGAGTTCTACTGGGCTCCATTATTGGTAGAATCAAACTCAGATGACCCTGTGAACCACAGGGTAGCTGAACGAACCGTAAGAGTGCATGCCATAGAGAAACATGCTAAGTACTGGACTGATGCAGACATTTTGGTCTTCAACACTTTCCTATGGTGGAGAAGGAAAGCAATGAATGTTTT GTGGGGTTCATTTGGAGACCCAAATGGGGTGATGAAAAGGGTAGGAATGGTGAGAGTGTATGAAATGGCCTTGAGAACATGGTCGGATTGGTTGGAAGTTCATGTTAATCGCAACAAGACCAACTTGTTCTTTGTTTCTATGTCACCAACTCACCAAAA gGCACATGAATGGGGAGGAGCTAAGGGTGAGAATTGTTACGAAGAAAGAGATAAAATTAGAGAAGAAGGGTATTGGGGGAATGCTTCATATCCAAGTATGATGAGAGTGGTGGAAGATGTGATTGAAGATTTGAATGGAAGAGGGTTGAAAGTTGAATTGCTAAACATCACACAGCTCTCAGAGTATAGGAAAGAAGGGCACCCATCAATCTATAGAAAGCAATGGGACCCTCTGACCGAAGAGCAGTTATCAAACCCAAAAACTTATGCTGATTGCATACATTGGTGCCTCCCTGGTGTACCTGATGTCTGGAATGAGCTTCTTTATGCTTATATTCTCCATCCATGA